Proteins encoded together in one Octopus bimaculoides isolate UCB-OBI-ISO-001 chromosome 24, ASM119413v2, whole genome shotgun sequence window:
- the LOC106873904 gene encoding COMM domain-containing protein 7 — protein MAATIHYGSERTEANLAAIKSDMQTLDKFETEQFSQLVQMMFAFLLDPNKSSQLFTQLETFAEENGANFTALKSVFKSLITIPNDALRRGVAPATFQEELISLGLSQEKAEYLTEQWKKNMASLSATALGQTLMVNQLVDMDWKFGVTLSSSELSKVGNTFIQLKLVVSNGKGELNTIYMELSLQQFYSFLHEMERAKASMEMLS, from the exons ATGGCAGCCACCATTCACTATGGAAGCGAGAGGACCGAGGCAAACCTTGCCGCTATTAAAAGTGATATGCAAACGCTGGATAAATTTGAAACTGAG caaTTTTCACAATTAGTTCAAATGATGTTCGCATTTCTTCTGGATCCTAATAAG TCCTCCCAGCTCTTCACACAACTGGAAACATTCGCAGAAGAAAATGGAGCCAATTTTACTGCTTTGAAGTCTGTCTTTAAGAGTCTGATCACGATTCCAAATG ATGCTTTAAGAAGAGGTGTGGCACCAGCCACCTTTCAAGAAGAACTAATCAGTCTTG GATTGTCACAAGAGAAAGCTGAATACCTTACAGAACAG TGGAAGAAGAATATGGCCAGTCTATCTGCTACAGCCCTTGGTCAAACATTGATGGTTAATCAATTAGTGGACATGGATTGGAAATTTGGAG TGACCTTATCCAGTAGTGAGCTCAGTAAAGTCGGCAACACCTTTATACAG TTGAAACTTGTTGTCAGTAATGGCAAAGGAGAATTAAACACAATATACATGG agctCAGCCTTCAGCAATTCTATTCATTCCTTCACGAGATGGAACGTGCGAAAGCCAGCATGGAAATGTTGAGTTAG